One Microplitis mediator isolate UGA2020A chromosome 3, iyMicMedi2.1, whole genome shotgun sequence DNA segment encodes these proteins:
- the LOC130664421 gene encoding R3H domain-containing protein 1 isoform X2, translating into MARLERLNFWILIFSHGVMIINVSVPSIVVHKGNRSQSRPVSPTGPSSAGMPALPTAKNVLVSGESTYSTAEDQDMIDSDVNVTIENLSSGNTINCPTSLPVPSCQASPPDKIDSESNNFRNRTNTKVKLLVRSHAMRESTSPPREPHNGATSPRSPQQTEAVDKKFGNGGGGNGNGGLSPNNLNSKLNNNESIYNNNSNLSAAQSPKQTRNTATSPTCRTPSRNGQSSPLQTTPKSASTSPTNNRDNNNKNDNGQRSKATSPLVITSSKCNNCVKNNHNNDKPGLLQTPPSPSKSTGIQYSPKSHGQTNNYNNNNNNNNNGHNNCQQQSRNDNNNRRTFGVCNNQCSNQCSSNTLTVGSRTRHKLRHQNSSSQGSGSLDSGSPCLSRDNSTELYTDSTGIDLEQFIAVTINRNQKDRSVLLKIERELIEFAKDHHKSCHKFPNMSSYNRMLVHRVAAYFGMEHNVDQSGLSVIVTRTKNMRIPDTRFKEHIRDDLILTEEPRRSILKRDSSSFEDGYNFKSPDRLSGDYCRRSKSFEEREEEYEKVRRRIFKDSSGESSEVVSWPYWSSSESSDASARYRLLHPGDHSSGRHARLSKGESCDGREAFRGVLRPSVSKSFSFGGYTRGMLSRGDSVTSTRSAGPRLTKQDSGASMCSRLSPSSSGYKSQSQRSDTTISPSPSPSPIPAIPCSHVQSSQNNNNVSIDTQSNDTVIWAVTNISSVPLGSVIMNPRTNQPYINSDGTIYRFDPDNLPKVFSDIEEIRESPSSETPDKFPELPESPKHNVPVNKYSSKKQKNSTKSSSPSSVCNNNGATNNRVTSTATSPTLPYSASPPPQPPPPQPIHVQDCSQSIKSPIESQPPCTHGSLNPQYQNYPQNNTELNYNPPVFTNAQPQNMIQRPPDLAINQQQQQQQPPPPPPPPPPDMVFGQNNVYGNYPMMMQTTVHPQSEVTDLSGYFMGMNVYEQPRAGSEASQTTPTFPAPPPPPPPPLPPTNSHNAPNNQAMPPGYWQPPTAQGQHPHQQHTHHPPNQIPPQQMYFVPPSNSTLAVSQPSNDRSTIQHQRFPSNYTYNPQNMTPPNTAPNYQVNGYPISYNSMPTVTPSPTDYSYQNPLHMMPTYYPAGQPGMQPPVMWRVPTPPSTPTSNQMPGIPVMYVNSGTYPPPPTMVTAGSYGHQLSGSNPAPPGAVYMTPSLLPNLVFRQNVPMMTTGIRASTPSGSQRTSRSPTPGHEFPNNSTNGPTVNGVGVGGVDNRNVQAQSRYPLPMYQGLHIVPGDIRLMHPGMGNNSRLQYAPGPSPPVLQGCPRPFRPPSYSSNNSGCPTPNSFDGRNQKIRKQRSKVTTLPSTNVRSNVYQVPSMPPSNPPKDIREAKPMENNMS; encoded by the exons ATGGCACGGCTGGAAA gattaaatttctggattttgaTATTTTCCCATGGAGTTATG ATCATTAATGTTTCAGTACCAAGTATAGTGGTGCACAAAGGAAACAGGTCGCAGAGCCGGCCAGTAAGTCCCACCGGTCCATCATCGGCTGGGATGCCGGCTCTTCCTACGGCCAAGAATGTACTAGTGTCTGGTGAATCAACTTATTCAACCGCGGAAGATCAGGACATGATAGACAGTGATGTCAATGTTACTAtcgaaaatttatcatcaggGAATACAATTAATTGTCCTACATCACTTCCTGTGCCGTCTTGTCAAGCTAGCCCACCCGACAAAATTGATTCGGAGTCCAACAATTTTCGCAATCGG ACAAACACCAAGGTAAAATTGTTAGTACGAAGCCATGCAATGAGGGAATCAACGTCACCACCACGTGAACCTCACAATGGGGCGACGTCACCCCGTAGTCCCCAACAAACTGAGgcagttgataaaaaattcggtAACGGCGGTGGCGGTAATGGCAACGGTGGCTTGTcaccaaataatttaaattcaaaattaaataacaacgagtctatttataataataatagtaatctCAGTGCCGCCCAATCACCAAAACAAACGCGTAATACGGCAACATCACCAACTTGCCGTACCCCATCGAGAAATGGCCAATCTAGTCCATTACAAACAACACCAAAGAGTGCTAGTACATCACCAACGAATAAtcgtgataataataataaaaatgacaatGGTCAACGATCAAAGGCTACAAGCCCGCTAGTGATAACTTCATCAAAGTGCAATAATTGCGTTAAAAACAATCACAATAATGATAAACCAGGATTATTACAAACACCCCCATCACCTTCTAAATCAACTGGTATACAGTATTCACCTAAAAGTCATGGACaaactaataattacaataataacaataacaataataataatgggcATAATAATTGTCAGCAACAGTCCcgaaatgataataataaccgtCGCACATTCGGTGTTTGCAATAATCAGTGCTCAAATCAGTGTTCCAGCAATACATTGACTGTTGGCAGCCGCACAAGACACAAATTACGCCATCAAAATTCATCCTCACAGGGTAGTGGTAGTTTAGACAGTGGATCGCCATGTTTATCACGTGATAACAGTACTGAGTTGTATACTGATAGTACTGGTATTGATCTCGAACAATTTATCGCCGTTACTATAAACCGTAATCAAAAGGATCGTTCAGTTTTGTTGAAAATAGAACgtgaattaattgaatttgcTAAAGACCATCACAAAAGTTGTCATAAATTTCCTAACATGTCGTCGTACAATCGTATGTTGGTACATCGTGTTGCTGCGTATTTCGGTATGGAGCACAATGTCGACCAATCGGGTCTCAGTGTCATTGTAACGCGcacaaaaaatatgagaatacCCGACACACGGTTCAAAGAACACATCAGGGATGATTTGATACTGACTGAAGAACCGCGACGGAGTATACTTAAGCGTGATTCTAGTTCATTTGAGGATGGCTACAATTTCAAATCGCCAGATCGGCTATCGGGTGACTACTGTAGACGTAGTAAGAGTTTCGAAGAACGTGAAGAAGAATACGAAAAAGTACGTCGTAGAATATTTAAGGACAGTAGCGGCGAAAGTAGTGAAGTGGTGTCATGGCCTTATTGGTCATCGTCCGAAAGCTCCGATGCGTCGGCACGTTATCGATTACTACATCCTGGTGACCATTCATCAGGGCGACACGCCCGCTTATCGAAAGGTGAATCTTGCGACGGCCGTGAAGCATTTCGTGGTGTTCTACGTCCTTCGGTATCTAAATCATTCAGTTTCGGTGGATATACTCGTGGAATGTTATCTCGCGGCGATAGCGTCACGTCAACTCGTAGCGCAGGCCCTAGATTAACAAAACAGGATTCTGGCGCTAGTATGTGCTCACGTTTAAGTCCATCTAGCAGCGGTTATAAATCACAAAGTCAACGTAGTGATACTACAATATCACCGTCACCGTCGCCCTCGCCGATACCGGCAATACCTTGCAGTCATGTACAATCTAGTCAAAACAACAACAATGTGTCTATTGATACACAATCTAATGATACTGTTATTTGGGCTGTTACTAATATTTCGAGTGTACCATTGGGTAGTGTCATCATGAATCCACGTACGAATCAACCCTACATCAATTCGGATGGTACAATTTATCGCTTTGATCCTGATAATCTACCAAAAGTATTTAGTGATATTGAAGAAATACGGGAGAGTCCATCTTCAGAGACACCAGATAAATTTCCCGAATTACCTGAGTCTCCTAAACACAATGTGccagttaataaatatagttctaagaaacaaaaaaattcaacaaagtCATCATCGCCATCGTCAGTTTGTAATAATAACGGTGCTACAAATAATCGGGTCACTAGCACAGCAACCTCACCAACTCTACCATATTCAGCTAGTCCACCACCACAACCACCACCGCCCCAACCTATTCATGTTCAAGACTGCTCACAGTCTATAAAATCACCCATTGAATCCCAGCCACCGTGTACCCACGGATCATTGAATCCACAATATCAAAATTATCCGCAGAATAATactgaattaaattataatcccCCAGTATTTACAAATGCTCAACCACAGAATATGATTCAGAGACCACCCGATCTGGCTATTaatcaacagcaacaacagcagcaacctCCCCCGccgccaccaccaccaccCCCTGACATGGTATTCGGTCAGAATAATGTATACGGAAATTATCCAATGATGATGCAAACTACCGTTCATCCGCAATCGGAAGTGACTGATTTATCTGGTTATTTCATGGGTATGAATGTCTACGAACAACCGCGTGCTGGTTCCGAAGCATCACAAACAACTCCAACGTTTCCAGCGCCACCTCCACCCCCACCTCCACCTCTGCCACCTACAAACAGTCATAATGCTCCAAACAATCAAGCGATGCCACCAGGGTATTGGCAGCCACCTACCGCACAAGGACAACATCCCCATCAACAGCACACTCATCATCCGCCCAATCAAATCCCTCCACAGCAAATGTACTTCGTACCGCCATCTAACTCAACATTGGCCGTCAGTCAACCCTCCAATGACCGTTCAACAATTCAACACCAAAGATTCCCATCAAACTACACGTATAATCCTCAAAACATGACTCCACCGAATACAGCTCCCAACTACCAAGTCAATGGTTATCCGATTTCTTACAATTCAATGCCAACTGTAACACCCTCACCAACTGACTATTCATACCAGAATCCTTTGCACATGATGCCGACTTACTATCCAGCTGGACAACCTGGAATGCAGCCCCCAGTGATGTGGCGTGTGCCTACGCCTCCCAGTACTCCCACGTCAAATCAAATGCCGGGAATACCGGTGATGTACGTAAATTCAGGAACCTATCCACCACCACCAACAATGGTTACCGCTGGCTCTTACGGTCATCAGTTGTCGGGCTCAAATCCTGCACCTCCTGGCGCGGTCTACATGACACCTTCACTGCTGCCAAATCTAGTGTTCCGGCAAAACGTACCCATGATGACAACGGGAATTCGTGCTTCAACACCCTCAGGCTCACAGCGGACCAGCAGGTCACCTACACCTGGTCATGAGTTCCCAAATAATTCTACAAATGGACCAACTGTCAATGGTGTTGGTGTTGGTGGTGTTGACAACAGAAACGTACAAGCACAATCGCGTTATCCACTGCCAATGTACCAGGGTCTTCATATTGTGCCAG gGGACATTAGACTGATGCATCCAGGCATGGGGAACAATTCAAGATTGCAATACGCCCCTGGACCGTCTCCGCCAGTTCTTCAAGGGTGTCCACGTCCATTTCGACCACCATCTTATTCGTCTAACAATTCTGGATGCCCTACGCCCAACTCTTTTGATGGACGGAACCAAAAAATTCGCAAACAAAG GTCCAAGGTTACAACTCTACCATCAACAAACGTGAGGTCCAATGTCTATCAAGTTCCTTCTATGCCTCCATCTAACCCGCCCAAAGATATACGCGaag CTAAACCGATGGAAAACAATATGTCATAA